A region from the Melioribacter roseus P3M-2 genome encodes:
- a CDS encoding T9SS type A sorting domain-containing protein, translating into MPKDFYLSNNYPNPFNPSTRINYSLSKSVNVSLKVYDVLGREVRTLVQGAQNPGSYTVIFDASDLSSGIYFYRLEAGNFSETKQMLLMK; encoded by the coding sequence TTGCCGAAAGATTTCTATCTGTCGAATAACTATCCAAATCCGTTTAATCCATCTACGAGAATTAATTACTCGCTTTCGAAGTCCGTCAATGTATCGCTCAAAGTTTATGACGTGCTTGGACGCGAAGTAAGAACGCTTGTGCAGGGAGCGCAAAATCCCGGTTCTTACACTGTTATATTCGACGCTTCGGATCTCTCAAGCGGAATTTACTTCTACCGTCTCGAAGCGGGCAATTTTTCCGAAACAAAACAAATGTTGTTGATGAAATAA
- a CDS encoding glycosyl hydrolase 115 family protein — protein MKKLIALIISILTLQNGILYGGNYITTQKEESAFTIAEKGKAAPIFYANDDYPGVIRVIKQLSLDIESVANIKPEVYDRNYPATDFAIIIGTYNKSSLIKKLIEQNKIDIKNLEGRWEQFFIITAEDIMPGVKKALLIVGSDKRGTIFGIYDLSEKMGVSPWYWWADVPVKKKEAVYVKPVNFTMGEPAVQYRGIFINDEAPALTGWAYEKFGGFNHRFYQHVFELILRLKGNFLWPAMWGKSFFDDDSLNHKLADEYGIVISTSHHEPMMRAHVEWARYGKGPWNYTKNDSVLRGFWREGIKRMNGYESIVTIGMRGDGDEPMSRDANIALLERIVDDQRKIIEEVTGKKAEETPQVWALYKEVQEYYDKGMRVPDDVTLLLCDDNWGNIRKLPDLNEKPRKGGYGIYYHYDYVGGPRNYKWINTNQIERVWEQMHLAYEYGARKIWIVNVGDIKPMEFPIDFFLDYAWNPEFIPLEKLGEYSYEWAKEQFGEKYARDIAEILDKYTKYNSRRKPELLSPETYSLVNFREFERVTEEYKSLYEKAKMIDRKLPAEYHDAYYQLVLHPVEASSNLYELYFVTAKNRMYAKQKRVLTNQTAQKVKELFERDSLITEYYHTKIAGGKWNHMMSQTHIGYTYWQQPDKNYMPKIEIIGNPNKSEMGVAVEGTEDFYPDSKSLALPAFESVYDQKYFIEIFNRGEKPFDYKIVADDIFIIENKTGTVETEKRIWISIDWQKAKIGSENYVVKITGPYDEVCSINAVVENPGQLDCDNYFVETNNYVSIEAKDYSRKIESGNIKWVTIPNLGRTSSAVTFFPVTANLELSEESPRLEYDIYLFDKGNINVNVYLSPTLDFNDHHAEDSIGLRFAVSLDDETPVVVNMHKGINLKLWEKWVADNINVQKTSHVVESPGRHVLKIWAIDPGVVIQKIVIESGETGYSYLGPPESVCGD, from the coding sequence ATGAAAAAATTAATCGCTTTGATTATAAGCATACTAACGCTTCAAAACGGAATTTTATACGGCGGCAATTATATTACCACACAAAAAGAAGAAAGCGCTTTTACTATAGCGGAAAAAGGCAAAGCCGCTCCAATATTCTATGCCAACGACGACTACCCCGGCGTGATAAGAGTTATCAAACAACTGAGCCTCGATATTGAGTCTGTTGCCAATATTAAACCGGAAGTCTATGACCGTAACTATCCCGCAACCGATTTTGCAATTATTATCGGGACGTATAACAAAAGCAGTTTGATTAAGAAATTGATAGAGCAAAATAAAATTGATATAAAAAATCTTGAAGGCAGATGGGAGCAATTTTTCATTATCACTGCCGAAGATATTATGCCGGGCGTCAAGAAAGCGCTTTTAATTGTGGGGAGCGACAAGAGAGGGACGATATTCGGGATATACGATTTATCGGAAAAAATGGGAGTCTCGCCCTGGTACTGGTGGGCTGATGTGCCGGTCAAGAAAAAAGAAGCGGTCTATGTCAAACCCGTTAATTTTACGATGGGAGAGCCGGCGGTTCAATACCGCGGAATTTTTATAAATGACGAAGCTCCGGCTTTAACGGGTTGGGCTTATGAAAAATTCGGAGGCTTTAATCATCGGTTCTATCAACATGTATTTGAGCTGATTCTCCGATTGAAAGGGAATTTTTTGTGGCCCGCAATGTGGGGCAAATCATTTTTCGACGACGACTCTTTAAATCATAAACTTGCGGACGAATACGGCATTGTAATAAGCACGTCGCACCACGAGCCGATGATGAGAGCTCACGTCGAATGGGCAAGATACGGTAAAGGACCCTGGAACTATACAAAAAACGACAGCGTATTGAGAGGATTCTGGCGTGAAGGTATTAAAAGGATGAACGGATACGAAAGCATTGTAACTATCGGAATGCGAGGCGACGGCGACGAACCGATGAGCCGGGACGCCAATATTGCTTTACTGGAACGAATTGTGGATGACCAAAGAAAAATAATCGAAGAGGTAACCGGTAAAAAAGCCGAAGAAACGCCTCAAGTCTGGGCGCTCTATAAAGAAGTTCAGGAATATTACGATAAAGGTATGCGAGTACCCGACGACGTTACATTGTTGCTTTGCGACGATAACTGGGGAAATATCAGAAAATTGCCTGACTTGAATGAAAAACCCCGTAAAGGCGGATACGGAATCTACTATCATTACGACTACGTCGGGGGCCCGAGAAATTATAAGTGGATCAATACTAATCAGATTGAACGCGTTTGGGAGCAGATGCATCTGGCATATGAATACGGCGCCAGGAAAATATGGATTGTAAACGTAGGCGATATCAAACCGATGGAATTTCCGATCGACTTTTTCCTCGATTATGCCTGGAATCCGGAATTTATACCGCTGGAGAAACTCGGCGAATATTCTTACGAATGGGCAAAAGAGCAATTCGGCGAAAAATATGCGCGCGATATCGCCGAGATTCTGGATAAATATACTAAATACAATTCGCGCAGAAAACCCGAACTGCTTTCGCCCGAAACTTACAGCCTGGTTAATTTCCGCGAATTCGAAAGAGTTACGGAAGAGTATAAAAGTCTTTATGAAAAAGCAAAAATGATCGATCGGAAGCTTCCCGCCGAATATCACGACGCTTATTATCAACTCGTTCTTCATCCAGTAGAAGCTTCTTCCAATTTGTACGAGCTATATTTCGTTACGGCAAAGAATCGTATGTATGCAAAACAGAAGAGAGTATTGACAAACCAAACGGCTCAAAAAGTAAAAGAACTTTTCGAAAGGGATTCGCTTATAACCGAATATTATCATACTAAAATCGCCGGCGGAAAATGGAACCATATGATGTCGCAGACTCACATCGGATATACTTATTGGCAGCAGCCGGACAAAAATTACATGCCCAAAATTGAAATAATCGGGAACCCGAATAAATCTGAAATGGGCGTCGCTGTGGAAGGCACGGAAGATTTTTATCCGGATTCCAAATCGCTCGCTCTGCCGGCTTTCGAATCGGTTTATGATCAGAAATATTTTATCGAAATTTTTAACAGGGGAGAAAAGCCGTTCGATTATAAAATTGTCGCGGACGATATTTTTATTATCGAAAATAAAACAGGGACAGTCGAAACAGAAAAGAGAATATGGATTTCAATTGATTGGCAAAAGGCAAAAATAGGAAGTGAGAATTACGTCGTTAAAATAACCGGTCCTTACGATGAAGTTTGTTCGATAAACGCGGTTGTGGAAAATCCGGGACAATTAGATTGCGATAACTATTTTGTGGAAACCAATAATTACGTTTCCATTGAAGCGAAAGATTACTCGCGTAAAATCGAATCGGGAAATATTAAATGGGTTACTATCCCGAATCTCGGACGAACATCGTCGGCCGTTACGTTCTTTCCCGTAACGGCTAATCTGGAACTTTCTGAAGAAAGCCCGAGGCTTGAATATGACATTTATTTGTTCGATAAAGGTAATATTAACGTAAATGTCTACTTATCGCCGACGCTCGATTTTAACGACCATCATGCGGAGGATAGTATCGGACTCCGATTCGCAGTTTCTTTGGACGACGAAACGCCCGTAGTTGTCAATATGCACAAAGGAATTAATCTTAAGCTGTGGGAAAAATGGGTGGCTGATAACATTAACGTACAAAAAACATCTCACGTTGTTGAAAGCCCGGGTAGACATGTATTGAAAATATGGGCAATTGATCCCGGAGTGGTAATTCAAAAAATTGTTATTGAAAGCGGTGAAACGGGTTATTCTTATTTGGGTCCCCCAGAAAGTGTATGTGGGGATTAG
- a CDS encoding glycoside hydrolase family 43 protein yields the protein MKKYFLLLFLTFCVYNAQEKYSNPILMGFYPDPSICKVEDNYYLVNSSFAYFPGIPVFQSKDLVNWKLIGHVLDRKEQMNTNGLGVSRGVFAPSIRYHNGLFYVTCTLVDAGGNFIVTAKDPAGPWSNPVWIPEINGIDPSPFFDDDGKAYIVYNSVAPDNKPLYDGHRTIRIYELDLDSLKVRGDEHILVNGGTDLSKRPIWIEGPHIFKKDGYYFLIAAEGGTGDNHSEVVFRSKNLLGPYEPYAKNPILTQRHLDPNRKNPITSTGHADFVVTDGGDWWAVFLGCRPYDNGYYNTGRETFLAPVKWIDGWPVINPDYEEVQYFYPYPAKPAKEFAERKYSGNFIIVDEFDEDELSGDWIYLRTPEEKWHSLKEKEGFLRINLRPETCSGNGNPSFIGHRQQHIKCSAETKLNFSPESEFEKAGLVIFQNEKHFYYLCKSKNKLNDRVQLFKSTSGNELELIEEAIVPAELRSEDIRLKIVSEGKEYSFHYAWNEGEWNTFLNKLDASFLSTKVAGGFVGAVFGLYATSSGKISSNKAFYDYFIYRGNDDIFNKNE from the coding sequence ATGAAAAAATATTTCTTATTACTATTTTTAACGTTTTGCGTATATAACGCGCAGGAAAAATATTCTAATCCGATTTTGATGGGTTTCTATCCCGATCCGAGTATATGCAAAGTGGAAGATAATTATTATCTGGTAAATTCTTCGTTTGCTTACTTTCCCGGCATCCCGGTTTTTCAGAGTAAAGACCTGGTAAATTGGAAATTGATCGGGCATGTGCTCGACAGGAAAGAGCAGATGAATACTAATGGTCTCGGCGTCTCCAGAGGCGTATTCGCTCCGTCAATTAGATATCACAACGGACTGTTTTATGTAACCTGTACGCTCGTAGATGCGGGAGGAAATTTTATAGTGACGGCAAAAGACCCGGCAGGCCCGTGGTCAAATCCCGTTTGGATTCCCGAAATCAACGGCATTGACCCTTCTCCGTTTTTTGACGACGACGGTAAGGCTTACATTGTTTACAACAGTGTAGCTCCGGATAATAAACCTTTATACGACGGACACAGAACAATTAGAATATACGAATTAGACCTCGACAGTCTGAAAGTAAGAGGCGATGAACATATACTCGTTAACGGCGGAACGGATTTATCGAAAAGACCGATCTGGATAGAAGGACCTCATATTTTTAAAAAAGACGGGTATTACTTTTTAATAGCCGCTGAAGGCGGAACGGGCGATAATCATTCGGAGGTGGTATTTAGAAGCAAGAATCTGCTGGGACCTTATGAGCCGTACGCAAAAAATCCGATACTTACCCAAAGGCACCTCGACCCTAATCGCAAAAATCCGATTACTTCAACCGGACATGCGGATTTTGTAGTAACGGACGGAGGCGATTGGTGGGCTGTGTTTCTGGGATGCCGGCCTTATGACAATGGTTATTATAATACCGGCAGAGAAACTTTTCTAGCTCCCGTTAAATGGATTGACGGATGGCCTGTAATTAATCCGGATTATGAAGAAGTGCAATATTTCTATCCATATCCCGCAAAGCCCGCAAAAGAGTTTGCCGAACGAAAATATAGCGGCAATTTTATTATCGTCGACGAATTCGACGAAGATGAATTATCCGGCGACTGGATTTACCTCAGAACTCCGGAAGAAAAATGGCACAGTCTGAAAGAAAAAGAAGGATTTTTGAGAATAAACCTGAGACCTGAAACTTGTTCGGGTAACGGCAATCCTTCTTTTATAGGTCACAGGCAGCAGCATATAAAGTGTTCTGCCGAAACAAAGTTAAATTTTAGTCCCGAATCCGAATTTGAAAAAGCAGGATTGGTAATTTTTCAAAACGAAAAACATTTTTATTATCTGTGCAAATCAAAAAATAAACTTAACGACAGAGTACAATTATTTAAATCGACAAGCGGAAATGAACTCGAATTGATCGAAGAAGCAATTGTGCCCGCCGAATTGCGGAGCGAAGATATCCGCTTAAAGATTGTATCGGAAGGCAAAGAATATTCTTTCCATTACGCATGGAACGAAGGCGAATGGAATACGTTCCTCAATAAATTGGATGCTTCGTTTTTGAGCACAAAAGTAGCGGGCGGTTTTGTAGGGGCTGTATTCGGACTTTATGCCACTTCCTCCGGGAAGATATCTTCCAATAAAGCATTTTATGATTATTTTATCTACCGGGGAAACGACGACATCTTCAATAAGAATGAATAA
- a CDS encoding cobalamin B12-binding domain-containing protein, translating into MDDLIKKISYCIERGKVNKSAPYPPDLKDQEGADELALKALETGVKPFEILDACNVGMKNIGEKFSRNEVFVPELLMAAKAMQAVMNHLKPYFQTGEVKKKGKFVIGTVAGDLHDIGKNLVSMVVEGNGWEVIDLGVDVKTNKFLEVISNNRNCTVGLSALLTTTMANMSNTVAEIKNNFPDIKVIVGGAPVTREAAIKMGADAYGDNPQKAVEILEQFLAG; encoded by the coding sequence ATGGATGACTTAATCAAAAAAATCAGTTATTGCATTGAAAGAGGCAAAGTCAACAAATCCGCTCCTTACCCGCCGGATTTGAAAGACCAGGAGGGCGCCGACGAATTGGCTTTGAAAGCTTTAGAAACGGGCGTTAAACCGTTCGAAATTCTAGATGCATGCAACGTAGGCATGAAGAATATCGGCGAAAAATTCAGCAGGAACGAAGTATTTGTGCCTGAACTTCTTATGGCTGCCAAAGCAATGCAGGCTGTTATGAACCATCTCAAACCATATTTCCAAACAGGCGAAGTAAAAAAGAAAGGTAAATTTGTAATCGGCACTGTTGCAGGCGATTTGCACGACATCGGAAAAAATTTGGTGAGCATGGTTGTGGAAGGAAACGGCTGGGAAGTAATCGATCTTGGCGTGGATGTAAAAACTAATAAATTTTTGGAAGTAATAAGCAACAACAGAAATTGCACCGTAGGCCTTAGCGCATTGCTTACCACGACTATGGCAAATATGTCCAATACAGTTGCGGAAATCAAAAATAACTTTCCCGATATAAAAGTAATTGTTGGCGGAGCTCCTGTAACTCGGGAAGCCGCAATTAAAATGGGAGCCGACGCCTACGGCGACAACCCTCAGAAAGCCGTTGAAATACTCGAACAATTTTTGGCAGGGTAA
- a CDS encoding homocysteine S-methyltransferase family protein, producing MRNFIEEVKSGKVLISDGAWGTFLYEKGLSSDECPELWNLTHRDKVLEIAKSYIDAGSDMILTNSFGASPYKLKRYGLDDRTYEINKTAAEISREAAGDDHFVLGSIGPTGAILMMGDISEEELFNGFAIQAKALADGGADAICVETMSDIAEAVSAVKAAKSACDLPVVCTFTFEKTVNNDYRTMMGVTPAQMAVELKNAGASVIGSNCGNGFDQMIEIVKEIRSVEKELPVLVHANAGKPVFQEGKTVYLETPDSMAHKLNLLIESGANIIGGCCGTTPRHIEAFVNTIKK from the coding sequence ATGCGCAATTTTATCGAAGAGGTAAAAAGCGGCAAAGTTCTTATATCCGACGGAGCATGGGGAACTTTTCTTTATGAAAAAGGACTCTCTTCCGACGAGTGTCCCGAACTGTGGAATTTAACGCATCGCGATAAAGTATTGGAAATTGCTAAAAGTTATATCGACGCCGGTTCGGATATGATTCTTACGAACAGCTTCGGCGCCAGTCCTTATAAATTAAAAAGGTACGGCTTGGACGACAGGACGTATGAAATCAATAAAACTGCGGCAGAAATTTCAAGGGAAGCGGCGGGAGATGATCATTTCGTACTCGGTTCGATAGGCCCTACCGGCGCAATTTTAATGATGGGAGATATTTCAGAAGAAGAACTTTTTAACGGTTTTGCGATTCAGGCTAAAGCCCTGGCAGACGGAGGCGCGGACGCAATTTGCGTAGAAACCATGTCGGATATTGCGGAAGCTGTCTCTGCCGTTAAAGCCGCCAAATCTGCGTGCGATTTGCCCGTCGTTTGCACTTTCACTTTCGAAAAGACAGTCAACAACGACTACAGGACTATGATGGGCGTAACTCCCGCTCAGATGGCAGTCGAATTAAAAAATGCGGGCGCTTCGGTAATCGGGAGCAATTGCGGCAACGGATTCGATCAAATGATCGAAATTGTAAAAGAAATTAGATCCGTCGAAAAAGAATTGCCGGTGCTCGTGCATGCAAATGCGGGCAAACCCGTATTTCAGGAAGGCAAGACTGTTTATCTGGAAACGCCCGATTCGATGGCTCATAAATTGAATCTACTTATCGAAAGCGGCGCCAATATTATCGGCGGCTGCTGCGGCACAACTCCTCGTCACATTGAAGCTTTTGTCAATACAATTAAAAAATGA
- a CDS encoding vitamin B12 dependent-methionine synthase activation domain-containing protein → MFTIKNNGSNSLELILTPEQITIQKEEVEAVIGYKNTERHFSEIINEILNALPEKIEPCAGYALIDKIDYPDKKSIRLQDIVLNTGPIVTSQLKNAESMFLFLATIGGKMEKWIDELRKEGELAYSYIADIIASAAAEKTADFIHDYIAEEMKKYYKGVSNRYSPGYCDWNVSEQHKIFSFFPKDFCGVTLKESALMTPIKSISGIIAAGEKIKWKDYLCDTCNARDCTYRIKNKQNKNQQRKS, encoded by the coding sequence ATGTTTACGATTAAAAATAACGGGAGTAATAGCCTGGAACTTATTTTGACTCCGGAGCAAATTACAATTCAAAAAGAAGAAGTTGAAGCGGTCATCGGTTATAAAAACACAGAGCGCCATTTTTCAGAAATCATAAATGAAATACTTAACGCATTGCCTGAAAAAATTGAACCGTGCGCGGGTTATGCGCTTATTGATAAGATTGATTACCCAGATAAGAAAAGTATCCGATTGCAGGATATTGTGTTGAATACCGGACCAATTGTTACAAGTCAATTGAAAAATGCCGAATCGATGTTTCTTTTTCTTGCCACAATCGGCGGTAAGATGGAAAAGTGGATTGACGAATTGCGCAAGGAAGGCGAGCTGGCATACAGTTATATTGCAGATATAATTGCTTCCGCCGCCGCCGAAAAGACCGCCGATTTTATCCATGATTATATCGCCGAAGAAATGAAAAAGTATTATAAGGGAGTTTCCAACAGATACAGCCCGGGGTATTGCGACTGGAATGTAAGCGAACAGCACAAAATATTTTCTTTTTTCCCAAAAGACTTTTGCGGCGTAACTCTCAAAGAATCCGCTTTAATGACGCCCATCAAGTCGATAAGCGGAATTATAGCCGCAGGTGAAAAGATAAAATGGAAAGACTATTTATGCGATACATGCAATGCGAGAGACTGTACTTACAGAATTAAAAATAAACAAAATAAGAATCAGCAGAGGAAATCATGA
- a CDS encoding uroporphyrinogen decarboxylase family protein yields the protein MTDNQWEILKKVIGGEKAEPLPVGFIIDSPWLPNWYGIKIVEYFASEELWFAANLKAINQFPEVMFLPGFWSEYGMCTEPSAFGARSSFPPNEFPHAHKLINSADEIESLHQPNPETDGLLPLMLNRLKLLQSRIEENGHKIRFAVARGPLNIASYLMGTTEFLTTMMMTPGKAHVLIRKITDFLKDWLDLQRKTFPSIDGIFLLDDIIGFMGEPEFKEFGLPYFKELFNTDVSVKFLHNDAPCKVSAPFLNEMGVNMFNMGIDVSLTELKELTENKITLVGNLPPRDVLAAASPGEVAEATKKMLDDLIDKSRLIVSCGGGMPPGVKTENIVAFVDTVKNYKI from the coding sequence ATGACGGACAATCAATGGGAAATTTTGAAAAAAGTTATCGGCGGCGAAAAAGCGGAGCCTTTGCCGGTGGGGTTTATTATCGACAGTCCCTGGCTTCCGAATTGGTACGGCATTAAAATAGTCGAATATTTTGCAAGCGAAGAGCTCTGGTTCGCGGCTAACTTAAAAGCAATCAATCAATTTCCGGAGGTAATGTTTTTGCCCGGTTTCTGGTCGGAATACGGAATGTGTACAGAACCGTCCGCCTTCGGCGCGCGCTCTTCGTTCCCTCCGAATGAGTTTCCGCACGCCCATAAACTTATCAACTCCGCCGATGAAATCGAATCCTTGCATCAACCGAATCCGGAAACAGACGGTCTGCTACCTTTGATGTTAAACAGGCTCAAATTGTTACAGAGCAGAATTGAAGAAAACGGTCATAAAATAAGATTCGCCGTAGCGCGCGGACCTCTGAATATCGCCAGTTATTTAATGGGAACGACGGAATTTCTTACGACAATGATGATGACGCCTGGCAAGGCGCATGTTCTCATCAGGAAAATTACAGACTTTCTAAAAGACTGGCTCGATCTGCAGAGAAAAACATTTCCTTCGATAGACGGCATATTTTTGCTCGACGATATAATCGGTTTTATGGGCGAGCCTGAATTTAAAGAATTCGGACTTCCTTATTTCAAAGAACTGTTCAATACCGACGTGTCGGTAAAATTCTTGCATAACGACGCGCCGTGTAAAGTCTCGGCTCCTTTTCTGAATGAAATGGGCGTTAATATGTTTAATATGGGAATCGATGTATCTCTAACCGAACTGAAGGAATTGACTGAAAATAAAATTACGCTCGTCGGCAATTTGCCGCCCCGAGACGTACTCGCCGCCGCTTCGCCCGGCGAAGTTGCAGAGGCGACGAAAAAAATGCTCGACGACCTGATAGATAAGTCAAGATTAATTGTCTCCTGCGGAGGAGGTATGCCTCCGGGCGTAAAAACAGAGAATATCGTAGCGTTTGTCGACACGGTGAAAAATTATAAAATATAA
- a CDS encoding polysaccharide deacetylase family protein, whose translation MAKKTILFFCFIIYLNKILPQSKTDDYKVADWFEFKKAAITYTFDDNCSNQLLKIVPMFDEYGFKLTLYTVTNWGPNWKALNNAAENGHEIASHTVSHPYLDQLSESELENELENSAEAIHSNIKTGTPLTIAYPYCRPGKLSLVKKYYIAARGCQGYIEKKTPSDLFNISSIICGSEGPVKTVKEFNTKAEEAARSGGWCVYLLHGIDDDGGYSPLPSDTLRKSLDYLKKNDDRFWVDNFINVVKYIGERNSLTINETYRSNDTIIFTANDTLDDNVYDFPVTVRRKIPVGWKSYILIQNNKEITFKVIQENGQDYIVFNVAPDSAEIFFIKNKTTEIKDEFKDGNLKSGRLNNYPNPFNLSTNITFSLDEPGVVKLTIYDVLGRQVDTVSKIYSAAGEHLLTYSANKLSGGVYFYALDTSRGRIGVNKMSLLK comes from the coding sequence ATGGCAAAAAAAACAATTTTGTTCTTTTGCTTCATTATATACTTAAATAAAATTCTTCCTCAATCGAAAACGGACGATTATAAAGTTGCCGATTGGTTCGAATTTAAGAAAGCCGCAATCACATATACTTTCGACGACAATTGTTCCAATCAATTGTTGAAAATAGTTCCGATGTTCGACGAATATGGTTTTAAGTTAACGCTGTATACGGTTACAAACTGGGGGCCGAACTGGAAAGCATTAAATAACGCCGCCGAAAACGGTCACGAAATTGCCAGCCATACCGTAAGTCATCCTTACCTCGACCAGCTATCGGAAAGCGAGCTCGAAAACGAACTGGAAAATTCGGCAGAGGCTATACATTCAAATATTAAAACCGGAACGCCGCTGACCATAGCATATCCTTATTGCCGTCCGGGAAAATTATCTCTTGTTAAAAAGTATTATATAGCGGCAAGAGGCTGCCAGGGGTACATCGAAAAAAAGACGCCGTCGGATTTATTTAATATTAGTTCGATAATTTGCGGCTCGGAGGGTCCCGTTAAAACCGTAAAAGAATTTAATACCAAAGCTGAAGAAGCTGCGAGATCGGGCGGCTGGTGCGTTTATCTGTTGCACGGCATCGACGACGACGGAGGGTATTCTCCTTTGCCGTCGGATACTTTACGTAAAAGCCTCGACTATCTGAAAAAGAATGATGACAGATTCTGGGTCGATAATTTTATCAATGTGGTTAAATATATCGGAGAAAGAAACAGTCTTACGATAAATGAAACTTATCGGAGCAACGACACAATAATCTTTACCGCCAACGACACACTTGATGACAATGTTTACGATTTCCCCGTCACTGTTCGTCGTAAAATTCCGGTTGGATGGAAGTCATATATCCTGATACAAAATAATAAAGAAATTACTTTTAAAGTAATTCAGGAAAACGGACAAGATTATATAGTCTTCAATGTAGCGCCTGACAGCGCTGAGATCTTTTTCATTAAAAATAAGACGACCGAAATTAAAGACGAGTTTAAGGACGGCAATTTAAAATCCGGCAGATTGAATAATTATCCGAATCCATTTAATCTTTCAACCAATATTACATTTTCTTTGGACGAGCCTGGCGTTGTTAAACTCACGATTTACGATGTCCTTGGCAGACAGGTAGATACCGTTTCGAAAATCTATTCGGCGGCGGGGGAACATTTATTGACTTATTCAGCGAACAAATTAAGCGGCGGCGTTTACTTTTACGCATTGGATACAAGCAGGGGCAGAATCGGGGTTAACAAGATGTCGCTATTGAAATAG
- a CDS encoding uroporphyrinogen decarboxylase family protein, which translates to MSRKLLLKAVEQAYSDRRRLVAPLLGFPGINLTNSSIKVAQQNYIEHYKVLNALYNEFHPDAMFTLMDLSVEANALGCYTLFPQEESATVLHSSFDESRLEFMNSIEIEGDSRALSYCATVKKMSENFQDSMTCAYITGPYTLAGLILGANKAAEMTLTNPELLDDVCGTAYEKIKTYAEMLTSSGAKAVCVLEPSAVMLGPEQFIRFSAEYVKRITEIYSESDIAFIYHICGNSMHLLEAMCDAGVNALSLDSPETGMDIKKACKSAGDNIIVIGNINPAGKILYGTDDEVFNETEKLLNETAEFPNFVLSTGCDLPQAVPLENIRAFMDAGRKYKLP; encoded by the coding sequence ATGTCCCGGAAGTTATTGTTGAAAGCAGTCGAACAGGCATATTCGGACCGCAGACGGCTCGTTGCGCCGTTACTCGGATTCCCCGGAATTAATTTGACGAATTCCTCGATCAAAGTAGCCCAGCAAAATTACATAGAGCATTACAAAGTGTTGAACGCTTTATATAACGAATTTCATCCCGATGCAATGTTTACGTTAATGGATTTGTCTGTGGAAGCAAACGCATTGGGTTGTTATACCCTCTTTCCGCAGGAAGAATCTGCAACGGTATTACATTCGTCTTTCGATGAAAGCAGACTGGAATTTATGAACAGTATAGAGATCGAAGGGGACTCAAGAGCCTTGAGTTATTGCGCTACGGTGAAAAAAATGTCGGAAAATTTTCAGGACTCGATGACGTGCGCATATATTACCGGTCCTTATACATTGGCGGGTTTGATTTTGGGAGCCAACAAAGCTGCCGAAATGACGTTAACAAATCCGGAACTTCTGGACGATGTTTGCGGAACGGCTTACGAAAAAATTAAAACTTACGCGGAAATGTTAACCTCTTCCGGAGCGAAAGCCGTGTGCGTTCTCGAGCCGAGCGCAGTTATGCTGGGCCCTGAACAATTTATCCGTTTTTCCGCAGAATATGTAAAAAGAATAACGGAAATTTATTCAGAATCGGACATCGCATTTATATATCATATCTGCGGAAATTCGATGCACCTGCTTGAGGCTATGTGCGACGCGGGAGTTAATGCATTGAGTCTCGATTCTCCGGAAACAGGCATGGACATCAAAAAAGCGTGCAAGTCGGCAGGGGATAATATAATTGTGATTGGCAATATTAATCCTGCCGGGAAAATTTTATACGGAACAGACGATGAAGTATTTAATGAAACGGAAAAGCTTTTGAACGAAACGGCGGAATTTCCGAACTTCGTACTGAGCACAGGCTGCGATTTGCCTCAGGCTGTTCCCCTCGAAAATATCAGAGCTTTTATGGATGCGGGCAGGAAGTATAAATTGCCTTGA